Proteins from a single region of Pyrus communis chromosome 6, drPyrComm1.1, whole genome shotgun sequence:
- the LOC137735966 gene encoding uncharacterized protein — MEVGEGRDKRSKHCGIRPSRSKSVEPKHDTRRGSSPRSLDDKKRKHRRRSRSKLQCSNDRAHKSRDEKEKSHRRRRSRSTSVEPKRRRRSKLSPRSADEKESKHSKRRSRPKSSEGKHQASCGRDENGGEKAEYLEDGSEKPSSVVKDSTKKIVDGVDISAEDNFDSKESMRNVGIEDSLHMKKHGFVQDLGSKGSASRTSEVSLNVKDSIEEVSITENLELGTSGLENQYGYEKLTNADYICRTDSGRD, encoded by the exons ATGGAGGTGGGCGAAGGTAGAGATAAAAGATCAAAGCATTGTGGTATAAGGCCATCCAGGTCAAAATCTGTGGAGCCTAAGCATGACACAAGACGTGGGTCATCCCCAAGAAGTTTGGATGACAAGAAACGGAAACACAGAAGGCGGTCAAGGTCAAAGTTGCAGTGTTCCAATGATAGGGCACATAAAAGTAGAGATGAGAAAGAAAAGAGTCATAGGAGAAGACGATCTAGATCAACATCAGTAGAACCTAAGCGTCGTAGGCGAAGTAAGTTATCCCCAAGAAGTGCGGATGAAAAGGAATCAAAACACAGCAAAAGACGCTCTAGGCCAAAATCTTCTGAAGGCAAGCATCAAGCCAGTTGTGGAAGGGATGAGAATGGTGGTGAAAAAGCAGAGTATCTTGAAGATGGCAGTGAGAAACCAAGTTCTGTGGTGAAAgattcaacaaagaaaattgtTGACGGGGTGGATATATCAGCAGAAGACAACTTTGACTCGAAGGAATCAATGCGAAATGTGGGAATTGAAGATAGTCTTCATATGAAAAAACATGGTTTTGTGCAAGATCTTGGCAGTAAAGGTTCAGCATCAAGAACTTCTGAAGTCTCGCTAAATGTGAAGGATAGCATAGAGGAAGTGTCTATCACTGAAAATCTAGAGCTTGGAACATCTG GACTGGAAAATCAATATGGTTATGAAAAGTTAACTAATGCAGATTATATTTGCAGAACTGACTCCGGAAGGGATTAG
- the LOC137735964 gene encoding uncharacterized protein, giving the protein MLAKCLPSATAMAAAQAIVAAQALQAHAAQVQAYAQSNKDSSGSLDKAGKADVLEKTLQVSNLSLLLIVEQLKELFSYCGTVVQCIITDSKHFVYIEYSKAEKAIAALQLNNMDVGGRPMNVEMAKSLPQQPAAMNSSMASSSLPMVMQQAVAMQQMQFQQALLMQQTMTAQQAANRVATMKTATELAAAKAAEISKKLNADEVEIEKKQTKEKSRSPSPSCARSKSKSRSPTNYRRRQRSPSNSPPTCYPKERRSKSPLRSRHYSS; this is encoded by the exons ATGTTAGCCAAGTGCCTACCTTCTGCAACTGCAATGGCTGCTGCTCAGGCAATTGTTGCGGCCCAAGCTCTTCAAGCCCATGCTGCTCAGGTGCAAGCATATGCTCAGTCAAACAAAGACTCTTCTG GTTCACTGGACAAAGCAGGGAAGGCTGATGTGTTGGAGAAAACACTTCAAGTTAGCAATCTTAGTCTACTTCTCATTGTGGAACAGCTGAAAGAACTTTTTAGCTATTGTGGCACCGTTGTACAATGTATCATCACTGACTCAAAGCATTTTGTATATATAGAATACTCAAAAGCTGAAAAAGCTATTGCTGCCTTGCAGTTGAATAATATGGATGTTGGAGGCCGTCCTATGAATGTTGAGATGGCAAAATCACTTCCTCAGCAACCAGCTGCTATGAATTCCTCAATGGCTTCATCATCTCTTCCTATGGTGATGCAGCAAGCTGTTGCCATGCAACAAATGCAATTCCAGCAGGCTTTGCTTATGCAACAAACTATGACCGCCCAACAGGCAGCTAATCGAGTTGCAACTATGAAGACAGCAACAGAGTTAGCTGCAGCCAAAGCAGCAGAAATAAGTAAGAAATTAAATGCTGATGAAGTAGAAATTGAAAAGAAGCAAACAAAAGAGAAATCTAG GTCACCATCACCGTCTTGTGCAAGATCAAAATCCAAATCTAGATCACCTACAAATTATCGCCGAAGACAGAGGTCTCCTTCTAACTCTCCTCCAACTTGCTATCCAAAAGAGCGTAGATCCAAATCCCCATTGAGATCACGCCACTATTCAAGCTAA